ctgggccaattgtgcgttgcCTCATGGGTCttccggctgcgacacagcccgggatcgaacctggatctgtagtgacgcctcaagcactgcgatgcagtaccttagaccgatgcgccactcgggaggctcaaAAGCTTCATTGTTAAACCCAATCTAATGTAAACCTATCCAACCTGTTTGTGGGCAGCAGTGTGAGAGAGTTATGTAGGTTAGGGTTTTTTCACCCCTGTGAGAAAACAATATATTTTGAATTGGTTATTCTTCCTGTACAGTTATGTTTTAATTCAGTCAGCCCAGAAGCACAAGAAAATGGTACCAGTGATAGTGATTTGGTTGATAGCCTTATTTTGGTatttgacaacaacaacaataatactgTTTCCTGGGTGTGTCCCTGCCAGGTGCTTCTCCTTTGGGATCGGGGAGGGGGCCAGCTCTGCTCTCATCTCTGGGGTGGCCAAGCAGGGCGGAGGGCACGCACAGTTTATCACAGGACAGGACAAGATGCAGCCCAAAGTAAGAGAgcttgtgtgtgagagtgtgtgcgtgtgcatacgTAAAGAGTGATGTATTGGTTAGAAATGTTTATATCACCTCCCTTATTCTCTCTCcctgttttctttttcttttatttatttatttattttttacctcttccccccctccctcgctcccttcacTCTCCTCCCTCAGGTGATGCAGTCCCTCCGGTTTGCCCTGCAGCCGGCTGTGGTGGACATCTCAGTCAAGTGGAATGTCCCAAAGGGGGTGTCTGTCACCCCTCTGTCTCCAGCAATCAGAGTGCTCTTCCAGGGTCAAAGGGCACTGCTGTATGCCCAGCTCACTGGGGAGGTGAGGGCTCTGCCTTTTCCTGTTATGTGTTAATATTGTTTaacatacagtatgtcaatgtTAAAAGGGCTCTGGTAAGGTCATAACTTATTTCCAAGACAACTATCCACGTGTTTCACTCAACCCCATATTTATTTTGTtttcttgttctgtctgtctgcctgtctgcctgcctgcctgcctgcctgcctgcctgcctgtctgcctgcctgcctgtctgtctgtctctgtctgtctgtctctcagagcTCAGGGGCCACAGAGGGCTCAGTGACAGTGAAGTACAGCCTGGCTGAGCAGCCTGTTGAGAACCAGCTGAGCTTCAGTCTCAAGCCTGCAGAGGACACTGGGTAAAAACAACACTGTTTATACTGTTTACACTGTGCAGGCCTTGGTCAGATACATTAAGGGAATGCGCCACCACTTACAGACAAGACTGCCATGATGCTTCAACTTAACAGAAACTGCGCCAGCACTGCTAATGCATTTTAGCTATGGAGTACGTTTTGATACATTTAGTAGGTACCCCCATCCCATCatcaaccctcctctcccccactccaccATCTTAATCTCTCTAACCCTTCTCTCCCTCACCCTACTtatctctatccctcctctccagACTGACCGTCCACAGGCTGGGGTCTCGAACCCTGATCCGCTCCctggagatggaagagagagagggggatggggagaaggagggagtgaaagagaagGTGGTAGAGCTCAGCGTCCAATCAGGAGTGAGCAGTGCTTTTACTGCCTTCATTGCTGTCCACAAAGGAGATAGAGAGGTTGTGCAAGGACCGATGCTACACAGACAAGTCCCCacaccaagtgtgtgtgtgtctataaaaCATAGTATGCGTAAGGAAATTATTTTCTGCAAATATTATGTAAATAGCGCTAAATAAGTGGTAACCATGAGCTGCAGTGTCACAAACTGTGCCCTCTGCACGTGTAAGGCCTCAGTGTTTAGTCATAAATGCGTTCTGTGCGTGTTCCTTTGTTTGTAACCCAGTGACCTGTgtgttttttttccttctttctCAGTGGTGTGTGACAGCTCCATAAATAGGAATTTGGATGTGATGAGTATGAGTTAATAATACTACTTTTACTAAACCCTGTTAATACGATCCCTGTTCATTTGTATTAAGATTGTGATCTTATGGGTTCATGTTTAAAGTCTACATGTTTTGATGAAACTACATGTTTTTATTAATTTCAGGTTCAATTCAAATAATTACATTTGACAAAATGCAGAATTGACAATAGACATTTCATAACTGTTTTCCTTTTCACATGTCATAGCTATTACAGAAATGTTGGAATCAACATTGTTAATGTTGAATTATTTGGGGTAGAAGTAAACAGCAATTAAAATATTGAATTGTGATCTGTTATTGATAGACTTTTGTTAATGTGAATGTACGACACGAACATAACCCATTTACATTGGTTTTCAGCTTTGGAGGCTttagaattattattattaaactgtGACCAAGACTCTTACAAAGGTAATTTTAAGGGTTAATATCTGTGTTAACCTCATTTCAAATACCTGTTATTCACATGGGAATTTTACAACTGTTTGATGCTCCCCAAAGTGTTCTATTTATTGTGATTGTATTACTCAAGCACAGCACAAGGATTTTACCGCAACTGTTTTGAGGATTAGGGATTAGGTTAGGGTGACGCAGTTAGCCACTGCCGCTATAATGGAGCAGTTAAGGTATTAGGTATGTAACCGTTTCGATCATTTGTAACCGTTTCTGATATTGTCCCATCCCATCAGAATTTGACTGTCCAGCCCCAGCCTCTAAGCCTGTGAGGGACCCTCTCCTCCAGCTGATCTCCCTCCAGAAGGCCTCTGGTTCCTGGGTCCTGGGGGCAGCATTGGCTGAGGTGCTGGGGAAGACTGAGGAGGAGGTGGCCAAGCCAAAGCCTGCACCGGTAGGTCCACAGAAATAAACTGAGAGTATCTGCACGTGTGCTCTGTAGAAAGACCATCGGCTCTGGACAAAGGCATGATGACCATTGATTTGAATCACCCCATGATTCCCATGTCTCAGTAtccttatcctctctctctctctctctctctctctctctccctctgtccgtctgtccctctgtccgtctgtctgtctctctctctacgtctgtctgtctgtctctctgtctttctgtctgtctctctctctcactcaggtTGACCAGGAGGTGTGGGCCACGGTTCTAGCCCTGGTATGGCTCTATGGGTTCAAGATGGAGGCTCAGGAGGAGTGGCAGTTTCTGGCCATGAAGGCAGTATCATGGATCCAGGCTCAGAAAGGTAGCTATAGCTCACTCTCATAGTCCTGGCATCTAAACTCTTGGCCTTCATCTACCCTTATTCAAAATAAATTGTTTATTTATTAATTTCCTGGTAGGGATCCACCGTATTACTTAAATgacaaatatatttgtattttgaGTATAATCATTCACAATACAATGTTGGTGGTATTTTGTCTTTGAACAAGTGTTTTAAGATACATTTTGCCCACCCTTGCCACCATGATTCCACAGTATAATGATGCCTGTCCTGGTGACGTGTGTTTCAGCGGCCAGTGTGTCCGAGTGTGTCCAGGCTGGGTTGCCAGGTGCAGAAAGACACCCTGGGGCTCTGAGAGGTTCACGctgcctgtcctctctctctcccccacaatCCTGCTACTCTACCTGGGGTCAGATATACATGCAAACCCTGCCTGCTCCTGGTCCACTCCAAGCAACATGGTTGAGCTAGCTACTGTACCGGTCTAAACAAGCCTAATTATCAACCTCTTACCTATATTAGCCTACTGTCATTTAATTTAGGGGCACTTATGTATCTCAATGTATTAGTTGTTATTAACATATCAACATTAATCTATGTATTACATATACAGCTAAAATTGTTACAGACTTTGATTTGGTTATCAATTCCATATAGACTACTGGAAACAATGTGTTAACAGTACTTGTCATCACTAACCAAAATGTTCGGTAAAATGGAAAGCTAGATGAGTACCTATCCCAGTGCCTTCACTGTGTGATCATGCAACACTGTCTATAGTCATGTCATTCCTCATATTTTACCACTGTACTTTAAAATGATATGATAAAATCAATGATATTCTACATCTTTATTGGTCATTTTATCTATTTTATTAATGACACCAACCTCTGTTCCTTTTTCATGGAACCTAGAGCAGGAGTTGCCAACCCCTCCTGGAGAGCcactgtgtgtgcatgtttttgttccagccctgctctaacacacctgGTTAATAAGTCCTACATATCATCCTCTCATCAGGACCTTGATAAACTGAATAAGGGTTGTTAACCGGGCTGGAACAGAAACCTGCACCTCCAATAGCTCTCCAGTAGTGTTTGGTAACTCCTGATGAAGAAGAGTAGGGAGGCTAGAAGACCACTttgaatatacactaccggtcaaaagtttttgaacacctactcattcaagggtttttcttaatttttactattttctacattgtagaataatagggaagagatcagaactatgaaataacacatatggaatcatgtaggaaccaaaaaagtgttaagcaaatcaaaatatattttatatttgtgattcttcaaatagccaccctttgccttgattacatctttgcacactcttggcattccctgaaccagcttcacctggaatgcttttctaacagtcttgaaggagttcccacaaatgctgagcacttgttggctgcttttccttcactctgcggtccgactcatcccaaaccatctcaatttggttgaggttgggggattgtggaggccaggtcatctgatgcagcactccatcactctccttcttggtaaaatagcccttacacagcctggaggtgtgttgggtcaatgtcctgttgaaaaacaaatgatagtcctactaagcccaaaccagatgggatggcgtatcgctgcagaatgctgtggtagccatgctggttaagtgtgccttgaattctaaataaatcacagacagtgtcaccagcaaagcacaccataacaccacctcctccatgctttacggtgggaaatacacatgcggagatcatccgttcacccacaccgcgtctcacaaagacacggtggttggaaccaaaaatctcaaatttggactccagactaaaggacacatttaccggtctaatgtccattgctcgtgtttcttggcccaagcaagtctcttcttcttattggtgtcctttagtagtggtttctttgcagcaattcaaccatgaaggcctgattcacacagtcccctctgaacagttgatgttgagatgtgtctgttacttgaactctgtgaagcatttatttgggctgcaatttctgaggctggtaactctaatgaacttctgcagcagaggtaactctgggtcttccattcctgtggcggtcctcatgagagccagtttcatcatagcgcttgatggtttttgcgactgcacttgaagaaacgttcaaagttcttgaaatgttccgtatggactgaccttcatgtcttaaagtaatgattgactgttgtgtactctttgcttatttgagctggtgGACTTGgacttttactaaatagggctatcttctatataccccccctaccttgtcacaacacaactgattggctgaaacgcattaagaaggaaagaaattccacaaattaacttttttagaaggcacacctgttaattgaaatgcattacaggtgactgcctcatgaagctggttgagagaatgccaagagtgtgcaaagctgtcatcaaggcaaagggttactacatgattccatgtgtgttatttcatagttttgatgtcttcactattattctacaatgtagaaaatagtaaaaataaagagaaccccttggatgagtaggtgttttaaaacttttgactggtagtgtaggtcagtgtgttatgaTAATCGAAGGCAGAATTATTCACAGAGACATACTATGTTGGCTACCCAGTTCCTTATCCTGAGTACCGTATCCTGAGCAGCTCACCAACCATTCCTACTTGTTGCTTAGTAAAACTGGACCGTTTCCCCCATCTACAGGTACAAGACAGGAAAACATCTCTGTACTAGTGGCTATGTCTCTCCAGCCATTCCCTCGCTGTGTGTCTCTcttatcacattttattggtcacctacacatatttagcagatgttattgcgggtgttgcgaaatgcttgtgttcctagcttcaacagtgcagtagtatctaacaattcacaacaacacacacaaatctaaatgtaaaagaatggaattaagaaatatataaacattcggacgagcaatgtcggagtggcattgactaaaatagaatagaatagaatacagtatatacaaatgaaATGACTAACGTAGTACATAAACATTTTTAAAgggaccagtgattccatgtctatgtatatagggcagcagcctctaaggtgcagggttgagtaaccgggtggtagccggctagtgatggctatttaacagtctaatggccttgagatagaagctgtttttcagtctctcggtcccacctttgatgcacctgtactgacttcgccttctggatggtagcggggtgaacaggccatggctcgggtggttgatgtccttgatgatctttttggccttcctgtggcaTCGGGTgccaacaatacacacaaatctaaaagtaaaataatgaaattaagaactatataaatattaggacgaacaatgtcggagtggcattgactaaaatagagtagaatagaatacagtatatacatatgaaatgactaacgcagtatgtaaacatttttaaagtggctagtgttccattattaaattgaccagtgattccatgtctatgtacagtggggagaacaagtatttgatacactgccgattttgcacgttttcctacttacaaagcatgtagaggtctgtaatttttatcataggtacacttcaactgtgagagacggaatctaaaacaaaaatccagaaaatcacattgtatgatttttaagtcattaatttgcattttatggcatgacatcagtatttgatcacctaccaaccagtaagatttccagctctcacagacctgttagtttttctttaagaagccctcctgttctccactcattacctgtattaactgcacctgtttgaactcgttacctgtataaaagacacctgtccacacactcaatcaaacagactccaacctctccactatagccaagaccagagagctgtgtaaggacatcagggataaaattgtagacctgcacaaggctgggatgggctacaggacaataggcaagcagcttggtgagaaggcaacaactgttggcgcaattattagaaaatggaagaagttcaagatgacggtgaatcaacctcggtctggggctccatgcaagatctcacctcgtggggcatcaatgatcatgaggaaggtgagggatcagcccagaactacacggcaggacctggtcaatgacctgaagagagctgggaccacagtctcaaagaaaaccattagtaacacactacgccgtcatggattaaaatcctgcagcgcacgcaaggttcccctgctcaagccagcgcatgtccaggcccgtctgaagtttgccaatgaccatctggatgatccagaggaggaatgggagaaggtcatgtggtctgatgagacataaatatagctttttggtctaaactccactcgccgtgtttggaggaagaagaagaatgagtacaaccccaagaacaccatcccaaccgtgaagcatggtggtggaaacatcattctttggggatgcttttctgcaaaggggacaggacgactgcaccgtattgaggggaggatggatggggctatgtattgcgagatcttggccaacaacctccttccctcagtaagagcattgaagatgggtcatggctgggtcttccagcatgacaacgacccgaaacacacagccagggcaactaaggagtggctccgtaagaagcatctcaaggtcctggagtggcctagccagtctccagacctgaacccaatagaaaatctttggagggagctgaaagtctgtattgcccagcgacagccccgaaacctgaaggatctggagaaggtctgtatggaggagtgggccaaaatccctgctgcagtgtgtgcaaacctggtcaagacctacaggaaacatatgatctctgtaattgcaaacaaaggtttctgtaccaaatattaagttctgcttttctgatgtatcaaatacttatgtcatgcaataaaatgcaaattaattacttaaaaatcatacaatgtgattttctggatttttgttttagattccatctctcacagttgaagtgtacctatgataaaaattacagacctctacatgctttgtaagtaggaaaacctgcaaaatcggcagtgtatcaaatacttgttctccccactgtatatagggcagcagcctggGATccaggagggcaggcagtgtgcccccggtgatgctttgggcagaccgcaccaccctctggagagccctgcagttgtgggcggtgtagttgccgtaccaggcggtgatacagtccaacaggatgctctcaattgtacatctgtaaaagtttgtgagggtcttaggggccaagcagaatttattcagcctcctgaggttgaagaggcgatgttgtgccttcttcaccacactgtctgtgtgggtggaccatttcagattgtcagtgatgtgtacgccgaggaacttgaagcttttcaccttcactgcggtcccgtcgatgcggataggggcgtgctccctctgctgtttcctgaagtccacaatcagctccttcgttttgttgacgttgagggagaggttattttcctggcaccactctgccagggccccctcctccctgtaggttgtctcgtcattgttggtaatcaggcctactactgttgtcatctgcaaacttgataattgagttggaggcgtgcgtggccacgcagtcatgggtgaacagggagtacacgagggggctgagcacgcacccttgtggggcccctgtgttgacaatcagcaaagtggaggtgttgtttcctaccttcaccacctgggggcagcccgtcaggaagtccaggacccagttgcaccaTGCGggtttcagacccagggcccgagcttaatgatgagcttggagggtactatggtgttgaaggctgagctgtaatCAATTAACAgcgttcttacataggtattcctcttgtccagatggaatagggcagtgtgcagtgcagtggcgattgcatcatctgtggatctattggggcggtatgcaaattgaagtgggtctagggtgtcaggtaaggtagaggtgatatcatccttaactagcctctcaaagcactttaatatgacagaagtgagtgctacggggcgatagtcatttagttcagttacctttgctttcttgggtacaggaacaatggtggacatcttgaagcaaatggggacagcagactgggatagggagagattgaatatgtctgtaaacactccagccagctgatctgcacatgctctgaggacgcggctagcgATGccttctgggccggcagccttgcgagggttaacacgcttaaacgtcttactcacgtcggccacggagaacgacaGCCCACAGTACTTGGgagtgggccgcgtcggtggcactgtgttatcctcaaagcgggaaAACCCCCCTGGAGACGAAGTCCCCCTACATCAGCATCCTACACACTGTCAGATCAACCAATGAAttgtgccttggcatagattctaccaGTGTCTGggactctattggagggatgtgacccCATCTTCTACAAgtaattccataatttggtgttttgtctCAAGCACCACTCCAGAATCTCTCATAAGtgttcaatagggttgagatctggtgactgagacgcacacacacaaacacacacacacaccttaaatcctctatgctcctttgagacccctctttcaaagccactgagatctcttctagccatggtagccaactGTGCATTTTTAttcatgaccctaagcatgatgggatatgAATTGCTTAggtaactcaggaaccacacctgtgtgaaagagcctgctttcaatatatactgaacaaaaatatgaacgcaacatgtaaagtgttggtccaatgtttcatgagctgaaataaaagatcccagaaatgttcctatttttttttttttttgtaatctttatttaaccaggtaagccagttgagaacaagttctcatttacaactgcgacctggccaagataaagcaaagcagtgcgataaaaacaaaaacacagagttacatatggggtaaaaaaaacataaagtcaaaaaatacaacagaaaatatatatacagtgtgtgcaaatgtagcaggttatggaggtaaggcaataaataggctatagtgcaaaataattacaattagtattaacactggaatgatagatgtgcaagagattatgtgcaaatagagatactggggtgcaaaagagcaaaataaataacaataaagggatggggtagttgggtgggctaatttcagatgggctgtgtacaggtgcagtgatcggtaaggtgctctgacaactgatgcttaaagttagtgataGGGAGTGatagggagataagagtctccagcttcagagatttttgcaattcgttccagtcattggcagcagagaactggaaggaatggcggccaaaggaggtgttggctttgtgaatgaccagtgagatatacctgctggagcgcagactacgggtgggtgctgctatggtgaccaatgagctaagataaggcggggatttgcctagcagtgatttatagatggcctggagccagtgggtttgacgacgaacatgtagtgaggaccagccaacaagagcgtacaggtcacagtggtgggtagtgtatggggctttggagacaaaacggatggcactgtgatagactacatccaatttgctgagtagagtgttggaggctattttgtaaatgacatcgccgaagtcaaggatcggtaggatagtcagttttacgagggcatgtttggcagcatgagtgaaggaggctttgttgcgaaataggaagccgattctagatttaactttggattggagattcttaatgtgagtctagaaggagagtttacagtctaaccagacacctaggtatttgtagttgtccacatactctaggtcagacccgtcgagagtggtgattctagtcgggtgggcgggtgccagcagcgttcgattgaagagcatgcatttagttttactagtgtttaagagcagttggaggctactgaaggagtgttgtatggcattgaagctcgtttggaggtttgttaacacagtgtccaatgaagggccagatgtatacaaaatggtgtcgtctgcgtagaggtggatctgagagtcaccagcagcaagagcgacatcattgatatacacggagaaaagtatcggcccaagaattgaaccctgtggcacccccatagagactgccataggtccagacaacaggccctccgatttgacacactgaactctatctgagaagtagttggtgaaccaggcgaggcagtcatttgagaaaccaaggctatttagtctgccaataagaatgcgttggttgacagagtcgaaagccttggccaggtcgatgaagacggctgcacagtactgtctattatcaatcgcggttataatatcgtttaggaccttgagcgtggctgaagtgcacccatgaccagctcagaaactggattgcatagcggagaaggtacggtggtattcgaaatggtcggtgatcctAAAAGCTTAATGAACTCAAATGATGtgcccaaatttgtttacatccctgttagtgagcatttttcctttgccaagataatccatccacctgacaggtgtggcatatcaagaagctgattaaacagcatgatcatt
The DNA window shown above is from Coregonus clupeaformis isolate EN_2021a chromosome 6, ASM2061545v1, whole genome shotgun sequence and carries:
- the LOC121567778 gene encoding von Willebrand factor A domain-containing protein 5A isoform X4, producing MVNCCGLVTVKNEPVPLKSIAVEVSVQGHVATVSSTLQYENQEESPLEAIFVFPLPGEAAVCRFSAKIGQTEVVAEVQEKQKAQEQYDDSLSSGQQAFLLEESDDSPDVFKLSVGSLPPGEKASVSLDYVTELAVQADEGLTLCLPAVLNPRYQPQGSLMGDPVVMLSLYPEFPNDVMSSMTSHAEFLFVVDCSGSMERPIHYGPGAQDRISSARDTLLLLLKSLPMGCYFNIIGFGNIYKSFFPKSVEYSQKTMDEALQKVKGMRADLGGTKILKPLRHIYSQPCLPDQPRQLFLFTDGEVWNTKEVLDLVKRNAGSHRCFSFGIGEGASSALISGVAKQGGGHAQFITGQDKMQPKVMQSLRFALQPAVVDISVKWNVPKGVSVTPLSPAIRVLFQGQRALLYAQLTGESSGATEGSVTVKYSLAEQPVENQLSFSLKPAEDTGLTVHRLGSRTLIRSLEMEEREGDGEKEGVKEKVVELSVQSGVSSAFTAFIAVHKGDREVVQGPMLHRQVPTPSVCVSIKHSMLVCDSSINRNLDVMSMTLEALELLLLNCDQDSYKEFDCPAPASKPVRDPLLQLISLQKASGSWVLGAALAEVLGKTEEEVAKPKPAPVDQEVWATVLALVWLYGFKMEAQEEWQFLAMKAVSWIQAQKAASVSECVQAGLPGAERHPGALRGSRCLSSLSPPQSCYSTWGQIYMQTLPAPGPLQATWLS